From a region of the Narcine bancroftii isolate sNarBan1 chromosome 5, sNarBan1.hap1, whole genome shotgun sequence genome:
- the LOC138764478 gene encoding ras-related and estrogen-regulated growth inhibitor-like protein — protein METVYTHNVTLDGTNTRFNIWVSLCPQPDSEAILHPTEEQMRWADGFIFVYSICDRGSFEVSLRQADRLRAARGDGRPAVLIGNKRDLSHRRTVSTQEGARAALAARCGFQVSAAEGYPGVLLAFHRLLRLIPQAKAAGRRGSGLRGLVRSVSATLSGRKRPDCPMAGSGAW, from the exons ATGG AAACCGTTTACACTCACAACGTGACCCTGGATGGAACGAACACCCGCTTCAACATCTGGGTTTCCCTGTGCCCACAG CCGGACTCCGAGGCGATTCTTCACCCCACCGAAGAACAGATGCGCTGGGCCGACGGGTTTATCTTCGTCTACAGTATCTGTGACCGGGGCAGCTTCGAGGTGTCTCTGAGGCAGGCGGATCGGCTCCGGGCTGCCCGAGGGGACGGTCGACCCGCCGTGCTGATCGGCAACAAGAGGGACCTGTCCCACCGGCGCACCGTCAGCACCCAGGAGGGGGCGCGGGCAGCTCTGGCGGCACGCTGCGGCTTCCAGGTCTCCGCCGCCGAGGGCTATCCGGGCGTCCTCCTGGCCTTCCACCGGCTGCTGCGACTGATCCCCCAGGCCAAGGCAGCGGGCAGGAGGGGGTCGGGCCTCCGCGGGCTAGTGCGCAGCGTCTCCGCCACGCTCAGCGGGAGGAAGAGGCCGGATTGCCCGATGGCAGGTTCAGGAGCCTGGTAG